The following nucleotide sequence is from Triticum dicoccoides isolate Atlit2015 ecotype Zavitan chromosome 7B, WEW_v2.0, whole genome shotgun sequence.
ttaattaactctcgtctttcttcttttttctagccctccaaatcgagcacaacttcggtgaggagacgaggcccgaagaaaaagttgagctcggatgaaaggtttgagatcatagcaatcgcgcgcgacggcaaagcgattgaacccatccggacaaagaacacatttgctgctcagtgcggggttcttgttagggacaaaatcccgatcagcatccatcaatggtataagcctaagaacgaagaccctggggtgtcttatgtcaatgatatgcagaaagatgatctttggactgagctaaagtcaaatttcaccctaccgccagaggaggatccggagaagccagttatagagcaattaatcaagtatttttctcttaagaagatggcaggcctattcaggaggtggaggaaagagctgaaaaagtttgtcgacaaagaagagacaccagaattcatcggcaaatatgagaagatcagagatcactggtccgcatttgtggcccacaagacatcggaaaagagtaagaatatgtcggtgacaaacaagcaaaatgctgcgaagaagaagtttcaccatcgcacggggtcaggtggctacctcaaagcctgacctaagtgggccaaggctgagaatgatctgcttgataaagggatcgaaccagagacaatgaactggtcaGACCAttgtcggacttggttcttcggggctggcggaaccttggaccatgtatcagggaagtgccgttggacggacgagcaactgaaaataccagtcaagaggcttcggcactatatcgatgcagtgcagcaagggacgttcgttccagacagggagaagcacgagctcacaatggccctcgagaatcctgagcaccctggacagacacgaggcacgccaggctccattccatggaaggttggtttttcggacgcaggcggttacaaatgccgtgagaggaggaagaaactggagcatagccaactgcaggcgctgcatgcaagggtacaagggctagaggaacgagaagcagatcgcatcaaacgacctgccgaagcttcctccgaagctaccccaccatctcagcagagaagcagcgtggcttccaccgagctacttcagccggagcatgtcttgacggctcctgctagctaccccgtggattttatcacggagtctcaaaattgccaccttatgacgcaatggcagaacttaaaagtcaaggcggctgtcggccaagTTTGACCTTCTAaacccgacgcaacttttcactgtcgtccgattctagaaggatatgctagggtgacggtggacgaaataacggagggatttgaggacctccagcttgaccaccctaccggtgaaggggagacttggctgggttctgctctgaagactccatgcctatggcggaaggagttcatcaagcttccgaactggacgcctccttctcctcctccgatgagtcagggcactccgcctcctccaccgcctcctcctccggcgagtgacgatcagggcactcggcctccttctccggcgcgtggcggcactgcgcctccttctccgcctgcgccggcgcgcccgagcagccagcagcctcctccttctctgcctcgccagcaagggcggaagagacccgccgccgccccggctgctccggcgcgtcgtagtccttctcctccgcctcgtaagcaagcacgaaagaagacagacgccgcagccgctccgtctgctccggtgtctagcagtacagccatcagaggcgggaggcaatacagatacggtccttctctcaagcctctagagaagttaccgtacgagaggaccgaggaggaaaacgcgaagatcgtgcggaCCGAAGTGGAGGACTTCTttaaagggttgaaagcaaagagacatccacctccgaaggagaaggtagatccggtgaaagcaaagcgcactatcgatgccctgaggaaaccaccaaagtcttcgccgagaaccaactatgagcgcattactgaataggcatatctcgaagcggagtggtcgggaagtactgtcagtgatcaaaggttaaaagaacgagtagCTACGAAAAAAATTGCCcatctcggcgaacaagcaaatcaatcgtgccccccgctcaatgtgtctagcggcgacgTCGTCGCTAATGCTTcggggacggtgcccggttatagcaatcttgcagcttACCTGCCTGACAATGTAAAttttgatttcatggaggtggacgaacacagatacgagtatgggaagcctctcgtcaaagatgaaaaatctctaacaacgatgatgcgaagatttcataattggtacatgaaaacccgcagagagtctggggggacgaatactttgtttttgagaattaaagaggagcacgacctcgttggaactgatctgttgcctgttccatttgaggagttcttcgagttcttcaatcaaaaggccctcgataaattaacggtcttttgctattgtctgtaagtactatttctgtcattaagtctctatatatagctcggctctttcattgcatgtatttataattaattatcctcactatattatatgcagattgaagatcgtcgagtgcagaaaacaagaaatgtatgatattgggttcattaacacaaatatcatagatgaaattcaggttaaaaagcacgTCGAAGAGgccaaggccaacttgctacaatcattgatcaaaaatcaaaacaaagatttaatactctttccttacaacttcgagtgagtgttactgtcgtgtgcatattcggtttcccttattactcgagcgaggttataataatgtaattgatgagttatgcatgcgtgcgcagcttccactatgtttttctggagattaagcttgagcggggactagtaaccgtcttagattcgagacgaaaagatcccaaaacctatgcggacatgaataaaatgctcaacaagtaagtttaaTCGATCATcaccgcaccatatcggcaactttttgttcatttcctgatatctcaagtaataataattattttctttgtcttgcagggtttggaaacagttcgccgcagaagctccgggactgccgaaggagctgcgatatacatacccgaaagtaagtactactggctagctagttgcgcgcatctctcgttgattctatagctatactttcatcaatgccatttataatgcttcattatcagtttgattgacctctatttcttgtaaagtgcttgtggcaggaacaaggaaataattactgtggatactacatgtgcgagttcatctacaacgcgactttggaaaataagcggggctactctaaaagacaatatgaagtgcgtaagcaataatattcacaatttcattttattataccatcatttctgttgagtttcattcatatatatgtattaacccccttcttcaaattagacgtggcagatgcgaaacgaactcctaccacaagatcgcatgaaagcaattcaagagaaattggcgggattctttcttgaccacgtcatcaataaagccggagaataccatgtggaagttgatttcaattgctaggggattataagagatcttacatattgtatatgtatgtagccagtagcgtcggattatAAGAGATCTTACATGCATTGCAATTGGGGCATACATACATATTTTACTGGTTTAACACCAATCGTGTGCGACATAAATCTTGGAACGATCATATTTCTGATTTTTGGTAAAATTTAATTTGATTTGGATATGGGTAGAAGAAGGCAGGGAAAGTTTTGATTTAGTTAAGGTTTGCGGACGCCGTCGACGATCTCCGGGACGTGTTCCTCTGCCGAAGGCCCTCGCGCAGGCAGGCCCAGTCCTGGACGCGGCCGGGCACGGCGGCGAGGAGGCACCACAGCAGCCGGTGCCGGAGGCTGGGCACGCAGAGCGGGCCGCCGCGGCCGACCCAGCGCACCGCGGCGCGCGCGTAGGCGTCGGCGGTGGGCACCAGCGGCGCGGGGCGCCAGACCGCCGAGAAGTCGGCGATCATCGCCGTCGCCACGAACATGGGCGCCTGGCACTGCACGTCGACCCCTCGGCCCCCGTACTCGGCGGCGAGGCCCCCGGAGAGCACCGCGACGTACCGCTTGGTGCCGGAGTAGACGGCGTGGAGCGGGAAGGAGGCGACGGCCTCCGACGTCGCCGACCCCATGCTGACCACGGCGCCCCTGCCCCGCGCCGCCATGCCCGGGATCACCGCCGCCGTCACCTCCGTCGGCGCCCACAGGTTCACGCGGATCATGCGCACGTACGCCTCCAAGTCGCCCTCGTGGAAGAACGCCGCGCGAGGGCTCATCACCCCGGCGTTGTTCACGAGGACGCCCACGTCCAGCCCCTCCACGACGTCCCGGAGCCGCCGCATCGCCTCGTCGCCTGCACGCCGCCGGCCGAGAGGACCGTCAAGTGCCTGCAGGCCGTCGCCATGCCCTCCGACATACCCCAAACCTGAGTGAACTACGTGGTACCTTGGGGAGTGGAGACGAGGGAGAGGTCGAACACCACGGTCCTGGTCTCCACGGGGTGGCGGGAGGTGATCGTGTCAGAGACTTCCCGGAGGTCCGCGGCGTCTAGACCGACGAGGACGAGGTTGAGGCCCCGGCCGGCGAGCTCCAGGGCGACGGACCGCCCGATGCCGGACGTCGGGCCGGTGACCACGGCCCACGCGCCGTAGCGCCGGCGGAGGTCCCTGGGACGGCGCAGGCAGTGCGCGAGGTGGACGAGGAGGCGGGACGAGAGCGCCGCGACGTGGAGGGCGCCGAGGACGGCCAGCCAGACGAACCACGCCGGCGCCTGCCGGAGGTCAGCCGCCATTCTCCACTCTCCTGGCCCTCGTTCACGCGTTTGGTGCCAGTTTTGTAGTAGCAGTAGCACTGTCCGTGCATAGACACACTCCAAATACCAACCGCTAATTTTGTTGGAACAGACATGCAGGTAACCTGCCGAGATATGTGCAGCAACATGTCACAATCTCATATGGCAACAATATCATCAGCAATTTAAAGATTTGACATTAACAGGAGGCTGCAGCCTCCACTGAATGTATACATCTGCTCAATCAAAACTAATTAAGCTCAACGATGAAACCGAAATTCTCTCTCAGAAGAAGAACGGCGGCATCGAAATCGAATCGCGCATTGATGTTCCACCCTGAAGCCTAATCACAAGGAGAAAAATTCTACACAATGCACAACAACACGCAGGCCGACAACTTCAGCCCGCTCACCGCTCATCGACAAACAACTTACAAGCTGGAATTGGACAGCAGGGCCTATCCTAGACAGGTTCCTATGTACGTGCGAACGACGAAAGAATGGCTGACGAAATCTTCATCTTCTCAACCAAAACCGCCAGAATGCTGGCGCTGCTGAGGCTCCGCCGCAACTCACACGGTTTCCTCTTTACAAGTGTCCAAGGACTTTCTTCTCCGGTCAAAGTATTTGGACTTGTCTCCAAGTGTATGATCAGGGTGTGGTTGGCGAACTTTGTGGAGCGGCGAAGTAGTCGTCTTCGACGTTCCTCAGTAGATTGTCGCTGCCTACGCTGATATACCAAGATATCCCTCTATCCAGAGGCCAAGTGGATGCTGCAAACAGAGGAATAATTTTTCAGGTCTTTCCTAAATCTGATACTGATATGGAATGTTAAAGAGAACTGCCTATAACAGGTTTGGAAGAACAAATCCAGTTCAAAACAGCGGTTGGGGCAGAAAAGAACTAAAACATTCTTcttttttatttgtgaaaatcagtGGGAATTAGAGCTCACAGTAGTTAAGAAACATTCTGATAGATTTATTACTCCAAGACAAGTTACTTGAAACATGTTCACTTTTTTTTATTTTAGACAGTTATTATTTTTTTCAGAAAAAGGAGATGACGGTGATGCAACAGAACATGGTACATTTTGAAACAACTACCACATGTGCGCATCACTGAGCCACAAAATTGTACCTGGAGAACTGGCAGCTTCTTTTTGCTTTGCTGCGTGCAGCAAAATTGTTCCAGAAAGGATCGTTACCAGGCCGCAGCATTCAGAAGCAATACTACTTAAGCTTTGTCCAGCCCCGTCCTGCATTTGACAGCAAGCAGAATGAGTTGCAATCTGCACCACAAAGTCCAGTTGAATTAACTAAACAATCTAAAGTTGCTTTCTACCTTGAACATAATTGAACTCGCCACTAT
It contains:
- the LOC119339549 gene encoding very-long-chain 3-oxoacyl-CoA reductase 1-like, translating into MAADLRQAPAWFVWLAVLGALHVAALSSRLLVHLAHCLRRPRDLRRRYGAWAVVTGPTSGIGRSVALELAGRGLNLVLVGLDAADLREVSDTITSRHPVETRTVVFDLSLVSTPQGDEAMRRLRDVVEGLDVGVLVNNAGVMSPRAAFFHEGDLEAYVRMIRVNLWAPTEVTAAVIPGMAARGRGAVVSMGSATSEAVASFPLHAVYSGTKRYVAVLSGGLAAEYGGRGVDVQCQAPMFVATAMIADFSAVWRPAPLVPTADAYARAAVRWVGRGGPLCVPSLRHRLLWCLLAAVPGRVQDWACLREGLRQRNTSRRSSTASANLN